One region of Rhizoctonia solani chromosome 9, complete sequence genomic DNA includes:
- a CDS encoding Retrotransposable element Tf2 protein encodes MLNGSSPWAGKIWKKANLTFSFDGKQITKTFLICNTGSHAAILGLKWLDAHNPEIDWNLCTLSFPHTPPERVAIAKEEEADKNPLEGVPSKYHQYAKVFGEEEFNKLPPHRHYDIGIELTKEGPLNSPLYSMTNAKSSTLKDWLRDELKAGKICPSKSSISSPVMFVPKKDGSCQLVVDYRRLNNWTKKNVYPLPCPNDLMAQLRGAKVFTKLDLQWGYNNVCVKEGDKWKTAFCTKYGLYESLVMTFGLTNAPASFQHFMNKLFKDLLDVCIIIYLDDILIYSKDDASHTQHVHEVLWHLMENQLFCKASKCTFHVTSVEYLGIIVSDKGFSLDKLKIQAVQEWPTPTKVKEVQLFLGFANFLCRFVANFSHVARPLHNLVKKDATWKWDTREQEAFQGLKDAITNAPVLCHVDPTKLYFLETDMSGAALGSILSQRQEDGRLHPLGFLSESFKGAKQNYNTHNKELLAIIRSFEYWRIFLEGTLHPITVFTDHRNLEYWKESRTFNCCHAQWHLLLAGYNFQIVYRPGKQSGKPDALS; translated from the coding sequence tgctcaatgggtcaagcccctgggctggcaaaatctggaagaaggccaacctcaccttctcctttgatggcaaacaaataaccaagaccttcctaatctgtAACACCGGGTCCCACGCCGCCATCctaggattgaaatggttagatgcccataatccagaaattgattggaatctatgcaccctctcctttccccacacACCACCAGAACGGgtagccattgccaaggaggaggaagctgacaagaaccctcttgaaggagtaccctccaagtaccatcaatatgctaaggtatttggggaagaggaattcaataagctcccACCCCACAGGCACtatgacattgggattgagctAACCAAGGAAGGACCCCTAAACTCACCCCTTTATAGTATGACCAACGCCAAATCCTCCActctcaaggattggctcagggatgagctCAAGGCGGGGAAGATTTGCCCCAGCAAGTCCTCCATCAGCTCACCTGTaatgtttgttcccaaaaaggatggctcttGCCAATTGGTTGTAgactaccgccgccttaacaactggaccaagaagaatgttTACCCATTACCCTGTCCCAATGACCTAATGGCCCAactccgcggcgccaaggtctttaccaAACTTGATttacaatggggttacaacaatgtctgtgttaaagaaggtgacaagtggaaaaccgctttctgcaccaagtacggcctgtATGAGTCCCtagtcatgacctttggtttaacaaacgcccctgcctctttccaacacttcatgaacaaactgttcaaggatctattggatgtatgcatcatcatctaccttgatgacatcttaATTTACTCCAaagatgacgcatcccacacaCAGCATGTTCATGAGGTTTTATGGCACctaatggagaaccaattgTTTTGTAAGGCATCCAAATGCACGTTCCatgtcacctctgtggaatacctagggATTATAGTGtcagataagggttttagcctggacaagctcaaaatccaggcggtccaagaatggcccacACCTACCAAGGTCAAGGAGGTACAATTgttccttgggtttgccaatttcctttgccggtttgttgccaatttcagtCACGTTGCCAGACCGTTACACAATCTGGTAAAAAAGGACGCaacatggaaatgggataccaGGGAACAGGAAGCTTTTCAAGGACTGAAGGATGccattaccaacgccccggtaCTCTGCCACGTGGATCCCACCAAACTGTACTTCCTTGAAACAGACATGTCAGGCGCAGCCTTGGGTTCCATACTGAGTCAACGTCAGGAAGATGGACGCCTACACCCCTTGGGTTttctgtcagaatcatttaagggtgccaaacagaactacaacacccacaacaaggaactcttggcaatcatccgctcctttgagtattggcgtatcTTTCTAGAAGGCACCCTACACCCCATCACCGTGTTTACAGACCACAGGAatttggaatactggaaggagtccagAACATTCAATTGTTGCcacgcacaatggcacctcctccttgccggttacaacttccagattgtatACAGACCgggaaaacaatcagggaagccagacGCCTTGTCCTGA
- a CDS encoding integrase core domain protein, with protein MLPDPVFANVALITPEKELQCQIKLSLDQDKSLEEILQFLQNESKAPPSIKRAFKDYEMEAGLLFYQGRIVVPNVGTLRMDLLRIFHNSPLAGHPGRQQTLELVSRNYYWPGIQSDTYWHVDSCETCQRIRKPKYTPLPPQPLELPTRPWQHVSYNMIVDLPKDGNYNSALVIVDSFTKYRIFVKCSKKLKALELAELFLEHVWKRHSMLEKTISDRGRVFNNKFLQALYKRLGIDPHFSLAYHPQSNRQTEQVNPSIEHFLRAYSGVNQRDWTKWLPMAEFAYNNAVHSSTGKTPFKALYGWEPTLTPSNVPMDVPEADNLAQTMEAQWKEVESALRQSKQQMIAGKDGNLTEFKIGEEAWLDARNVNLKTLSPKLTEQQLGPFKVIEKISNQAYRLELPPTMQIHNVFYIGLLSKVKRDKNRAFENCLPPITVDREEEYKVKGITDAEERNRKWFFRVKWKGYRSEENMWEP; from the coding sequence ATGTTGCCAGATCCCGTgtttgccaatgttgccCTCATCACGCCAGAAAAAGAACTACAATGCCAAATCAAGCTGtccctagaccaagacaagtccctggaggagatcctccaattcctccaaaatgaaTCAAAGGCTCCGCCTTCCATCAAACGGGCATTTAAGGACTATGAAATGGAAGCCGGCCTTTTATTCTACCAGGGAAGGATTGTAGTCCCCAACGTGGGAACATTGAGAATGGACTTGTTACGCATCTTCCACAATAGCCCTCTGGCGGGACACCCAGGCAGACAACAGACTCTAGAACTTGTTTCCcggaactactactggccggGTATCCAATCAgacacctactggcatgtTGATTCCTGTGAAACATGCCAAAGGATAAGGAAGCCAAAGTACACACCCTTACCGCCACAACCTTTGGAGCTCCCCactagaccctggcaacatgttTCCTACAATATGATTGTGGACCTGCCCAAGGACGGAAATTACAACTCAgccctggtcattgtagatagcttcaccaagtacaggatatttgtcaaatgctccaagaaatTGAAAGCCCTGGAACTAGCGGAACTATTCTTGGAACACGTCTGGAAACGCCACAGCATGCTGGAGAAAACCATATCTGACAGAGggagggtcttcaacaacaagttcttaCAAGCACTATACAAACGGCTAGGCATTGATCCTCACTTCTCTTTGGCatatcacccccagagcaacaGGCAAACGGAACAAGTTAACCCCTCCATTgagcacttcctcagggcatactcaggggtcaaccaaagggactggaccaaatggctccccatggcggaatttgcctataATAATGctgtacatagcagcacagGCAAAAcccccttcaaggccttaTATGGATGGGAGCCTACCCTGACACCCTCCAACGTACCAATggatgtcccagaagcagacaaccttgcccagacaatggaagcacaatggaaggaagtagaaTCTGCCCTAcggcaatctaagcaacaaATGATAGCTGGAAAAGATGGGAACCTAACAGAGTTCAaaattggggaagaagcATGGCTGGATGCCAGGaacgtcaacctcaaaaccctaaGTCCTAAATTAACAGAACAACAACTAGGACCCTTCAAggttattgagaaaatctccaaccaagcttaccgcctagaacttcccccaacaatgcaaatccacaacgtattctacaTAGGGTTACTATccaaagtcaaaagggataaAAACCGTGCCTTTGAAAATTGCCTGCCACCTATCACTGTAGAcagagaggaagaatacaaagtcaAAGGCATTACGGATGcagaagaaaggaacagaaaatggttcttcagggtaaaatggaagggctacaGGTCAGAGGAAAACATGTGGGAACCCTGA